In a single window of the Lodderomyces elongisporus chromosome 4, complete sequence genome:
- the JEN1 gene encoding Carboxylic acid transporter → MSGKVDIEHISPYATNISDSVDHDREEEELFNKGPDLSFKSISHYFATRFSTLIDLPIHHTNKRWYEVVNPLPGLREMTLSDWNFYFLGYFSWVLDSLDFFAVSVSAPEIAATLNVNVTQITWGMTLVLMLRSVGAVIFGLAADKFGRKWTYITIVTCFIFVEIGTGFVKTLEQFLGVRAVFGILMGAMAPISMVTSLENQPTRARSILSGFYLPGYSFGYILAMVFYRAFINTYKPGEGWRSLFWFSAGLSVILIVWRLIVPESPDFIAMQEKKKRFRAKHGNRWIDPSLIKTLKTEWLLLIYLVLLYAGWNFTTHGSQDLYVTMLTKQFEVGWNMRTVIVVVSNLGAMLGGTVMGSVSELLGRRLTVIICSLWCAAFIYPSFFHADTRWWAYVLLSAGVMGSWGISSVYLLEVVNKAHRTLISGLSYQLGNLASSASSTIEARLGERFPIEGGAPGMYDYGKVMCIFCGCVFAYMIICIFLGPEKFHNNINARDEEEYDNDDNGEEGQMAGAGHVTERGSVGDSFENKK, encoded by the coding sequence ATGAGTGGTAAGGTTGACATTGAGCATATTTCGCCATATGCAACCAACATTAGTGACTCTGTAGACCATGacagagaagaagaagaactttTCAACAAAGGGCCAGACCTTTCATTCAAATCCATCTCCCATTACTTTGCCACAAGATTCTCTACTTTAATCGACTTGCCCATACATCATACTAACAAAAGATGGTATGAAGTCGTTAACCCTTTACCAGGCTTAAGGGAAATGACATTGAGTGATTGgaatttctatttcttggGGTACTTTAGTTGGGTATTGGACTCCCTTGATTTCTTTGCTGTCTCGGTCTCGGCTCCAGAAATTGCAGCTACTTTGAATGTCAATGTCACCCAAATCACCTGGGGTATGACATTGGTCTTGATGTTGAGATCTGTTGGTGCCGTGATATTTGGTCTTGCTGCAGATAAGTTTGGTAGGAAATGGACATATATCACAATTGTCACATGCTTTATCTTTGTTGAGATTGGTACCGGTTTTGTCAAAACTTTGGAACAATTCCTCGGTGTGAGAGCTGTTTTTGGTATTCTTATGGGCGCTATGGCACCAATCAGTATGGTTACCAGTTTGGAAAATCAACCAACTCGTGCTAGATCCATATTGTCTGGTTTCTACTTACCGGGCTATTCATTTGGTTATATTCTTGCAATGGTATTCTACAGAGCTTTTATCAACACCTACAAGCCAGGTGAAGGATGGAGatctttgttttggtttagCGCTGGTTTGAGTGTTATTCTTATTGTATGGAGACTAATTGTGCCCGAGTCACCGGATTTTATTGCTATgcaggaaaaaaagaagagattCCGTGCTAAGCATGGTAACCGTTGGATTGATCCCAGTTTGATCAAGACATTGAAGACAGAGTGGTTGTTGCTCATttatttggttttgctTTACGCTGGCTGGAACTTTACCACCCACGGATCACAAGATTTGTATGTCACCATGTTGacaaaacaatttgaagTTGGTTGGAATATGAGAACCGTTATTGTGGTTGTGAGTAATCTTGGTGCTATGCTCGGAGGAACCGTAATGGGCTCGGTTTCTGAATTATTGGGTAGAAGACTCACTGTTATCATTTGCTCCCTTTGGTGTGCCGCATTTATTTACCCATCATTTTTCCACGCTGATACGAGATGGTGGGCATATGTTCTTTTGAGTGCAGGTGTTATGGGATCATGGGGTATATCTAGTGTCTATTTATTAGAGGTTGTCAATAAGGCACATAGAACATTGATCTCAGGTTTATCTTACCAATTGGGTAATTTGGCAAGTTCGGCAAGTTCAACAATTGAGGCTCGTCTTGGAGAAAGGTTTCCAATTGAAGGAGGTGCGCCAGGAATGTACGATTATGGAAAAGTGATGTGCATATTTTGTGGTTGTGTTTTTGCCTACATGATTATATGCATCTTCTTGGGTCCCGAGAAATTTCACAATAATATCAATGCTAgggatgaagaagaatatgataatgatgataatggtgAGGAGGGGCAAATGGCAGGTGCTGGTCATGTGACGGAGCGGGGCTCTGTTGGGGATTCATTTGAGAATAAGAAATGA
- the LYS9 gene encoding saccharopine dehydrogenase (NADP+, L-glutamate-forming) — protein MVQKVLLLGSGFVAKPTVDILAADPNIEVTVACRTLSKAKELAGDKAQAISLDVTNSEALDSELAKFDLVISLIPYTYHVNVVKSAIKNKKHVVTTSYINPQLKALEKEIEAAGITVMNEIGLDPGIDHLYAVKTIEEVHRDGGKIKSFLSYCGGLPAPENSDNPLGYKFSWSSRGVLLALRNSAKYWQSGKVVDVKSEDLMASAKPYFIYPGFALVCYPNRDSTTYKELYNIPEAETVVRGTLRFQGFPEFVKVLVDTGFLKDDETEIFTKEGPWNEATAKLIGAKSSSQEDLITRIKELTKFKSQEDEERIIDGFKWLGLLSEKPIHPKGNPLDTLCATLEELMQYEEGERDLVILQHKFGIENKDGTTETRTSTLVDYGVPGGYSSMAKLVGVPCAVATKQILNGTLNKKGLLAPMSSEINDPIMKELKDEYGIFLVEKTL, from the coding sequence ATGGTTCAGAAAGTTTTGTTATTAGGTTCTGGTTTTGTTGCCAAACCAACTGTCGACATCTTAGCAGCCGACCCAAACATCGAAGTCACCGTTGCGTGCAGAACTTTATCCAAGGCCAAGGAGTTGGCTGGTGACAAAGCCCAAGCAATCTCCTTGGATGTTACTAATTCAGAAGCATTGGACTCGGAATTGGCCAAATTTGACCTTGTCATCTCATTGATTCCATACACATATCACGTCAATGTTGTTAAATCCGCcatcaagaacaagaaacacGTTGTCACTACTTCATACATCAACCCACAATTGAAGGCATTGGAGAAGGAAATTGAAGCTGCTGGAATCACCGTAATGAATGAAATCGGTTTGGACCCAGGTATCGACCACTTGTACGCCGTTAAGACAATTGAAGAAGTCCACCGTGACGGCGGTAAGATCAAATCATTCCTCTCATACTGTGGTGGTTTGCCTGCACCTGAAAACTCTGACAATCCTTTGGGATACAAATTCTCATGGAGTTCGAGAGGTGTCTTGTTGGCATTGAGAAACTCTGCCAAATACTGGCAATCAGGCAAAGTCGTTGATGTCAAGTCAGAAGACTTGATGGCCAGCGCCAAGCCATACTTTATCTACCCTGGTTTTGCCCTCGTTTGCTACCCAAACAGAGACTCAACAACTTATAAAGAATTGTACAACATCCCAGAGGCAGAAACAGTTGTTAGAGGAACATTGAGATTCCAAGGCTTTCCAGAATTCGTCAAGGTTTTGGTTGACACCGGATTCTTGAAGGATGACGAAACTGAAATCTTTACAAAGGAAGGACCATGGAACGAAGCTACTGCCAAACTTATTGGTGCTAAATCATCATCCCAAGAAGATTTGATTACCAGAATTAAAGAGCTCACCAAATTCAAGTCTCAGGAAGACGAAGAACGTATTATTGATGGATTCAAATGGTTGGGTCTTCTCTCTGAGAAACCAATTCATCCAAAGGGTAACCCATTGGACACATTGTGTGCTACATTGGAAGAATTGATGCAATACGAAGAAGGCGAACGTGACTTGGTCATTTTGCAACACAAGTTTGGcattgaaaacaaagatgGAACCACAGAGACCAGAACCTCTACTTTGGTGGATTACGGTGTTCCAGGCGGCTACTCATCAATGGCCAAGTTGGTTGGTGTTCCTTGTGCCGTTGCCACTAAGCAAATCTTGAATGGTACTTTGAACAAGAAGGGATTGCTTGCTCCAATGTCATCAGAAATCAATGATCCAATCATGAAGGAGTTGAAAGATGAATATGGTATTTTCTTAGTCGAAAAGACCCTCTAA
- the DML1 gene encoding mtDNA inheritance, partitioning of the mitochondrial organelle (BUSCO:EOG09261N20), which produces MSEIFNLSFGQFANNTTTHLYNCQESEIPYTKSSASPYHDLNTFLYKSSSLSSFTGGGGGGDNYNGSAGDAGGAGGGSSSYFPRALVFDLRGGLGALGKYEYSEQVPSSLDMPIFNKESSLIPSQLPSASSASSASSSSSFPSSLSSPAPRVEKNEYQRNLDSGKPTSGLLNTRNTRYWSDYNKLIYNPKSIITLPNYQHVHNQPGSHYNFNNQKFATYDVGHAEFNNALLEDEIMESFRSWLERCDYLQGIQLGTSMSDAWGGFTTAMVESIQDEYFNNKMNIWTFALLSQNSNKKISTIQKISEIKSFVELSKSSNLFFPIKPDYASTMLQNVEMESVWHTSSIQAMFINSIWGINNQFVNQVNMSRLQDSLLRGDETRKIVNEIKIVSEADNASNTSQMMDVNLSNIQDWTAKSLNLKSMQQKDEKIDLGLTGDCERYFSRNIITKQEVDIKQEDVDITNMYQNLYIENILTGGDTFPIEILKNGANTKFHVEFNVHQGLRSFLKPYRVIIENIRNSSSSNNGGDKITQIVEDKDELLEDLTNTLTAYSSGYESDDDDFYD; this is translated from the coding sequence ATGAGTGAAATTTTCAACCTTTCATTTGGTCAGTTTGCAAACAATACAACGACTCATCTTTACAATTGTCAAGAGTCAGAGATTCCTTACACGAAATCCAGTGCATCTCCATATCATGATCTCAACACATTTCTCTACAAAAGTCTGAGTTTGAGCTCTTttactggtggtggtggtggtggtgataaTTATAATGGAAGTGCTGGCGATGCTGGCGGTGCTGGCGGTGGATCATCCAGTTATTTTCCAAGGGCATTAGTCTTTGATCTAAGAGGTGGATTGGGAGCATTGGGCAAGTATGAGTATTCGGAACAAGTACCTTCATCTTTAGATATGCCCATTTTCAACAAGGAGTCATCACTCATACCATCGCAGCTACCTTCTGCATCTTCTGCATCTTCTgcatcttcctcttcttcttttccatcatcattatcctCACCTGCACCCCGAGTTGAGAAGAATGAGTATCAGCGAAATTTGGACCTGGGAAAACCAACTTCTGGATTGCTCAACACAAGAAACACGCGATACTGGTCAGACTATAACAAGCTCATCTATAATCCAAAATCTATCATTACTTTACCCAATTATCAACACGTACATAATCAACCAGGATCACATTACAATTTCAATAACCAAAAGTTTGCTACATATGATGTTGGTCACGCTGAGTTCAACAACGCTTTATTGGAAGATGAGATTATGGAAAGTTTCCGTTCTTGGCTTGAAAGATGTGATTATTTGCAAGGTATTCAATTGGGCACATCAATGAGTGATGCATGGGGCGGATTCACAACGGCAATGGTTGAAAGTATTCAGGATGAatatttcaacaacaagatgAATATATGGacctttgctttgctttctcaaaattcaaataaGAAGATTTCCACCATACAAAAAATTTCGGAGATCAAGTCATTTGTTGAATTAAGTAAACTGctgaatttgtttttcccaATAAAACCAGATTATGCTTCAACAATGTTGCAAAATGTGGAAATGGAGTCAGTATGGCACACTTCTAGTATACAAGCAATGTTTATTAATTCGATTTGGGGTATCAACAATCAATTTGTTAACCAGGTAAATATGCTGCGATTGCAGGATAGTCTCTTGCGTGGTGATGAAACTAGgaaaattgtcaatgaaATCAAGATTGTCAGTGAAGCGGATAATGCAAGCAATACTAGTCAAATGATGGATGTTAATTTGTCAAATATACAAGACTGGACGGCTAAGCTGTTGAATCTCAAGAGTATGCAACAAAAGGATGAAAAAATAGATTTGGGACTAACTGGCGATTGTGAGCGATATTTTTCTCGCAATATAATAACTAAACAAGAAGTTGATATCAAACAGGAAGATGTGGACATTACAAACATGTATCAAAACTTGTATATAGAAAACATTTTAACAGGTGGTGATACTTTCCCCATAGAGATTCTCAAAAATGGTGCAAACACAAAGTTTCATGTGGAGTTTAATGTACACCAAGGGTTGCGCTCATTTCTTAAACCATATAGGGTAATTATTGAGAATATtcgcaacagcagcagcagcaataatGGTGGTGACAAAATTACACAGATTGTTGAAGATAAAGATGAGCTCTTAGAGGATTTAACAAATACCCTTACTGCATATTCGTCCGGTTATGAATCAGACGATGATGACTTTTACGATTAA
- the FUN31 gene encoding serine/threonine protein kinase, whose protein sequence is MSTQFERENTSNSQVFDDKTLAATAEATTASAARDRNYFNSSDDENIDRFDDDGPIWFGRNSNSQRGGASTTAPLPSSSSSSSSSFSSSRSRSANNRVVGIYSHTALPLPSPSLIDPKSQDLQHPDSSDTTSSITPSLRFSRPDVNLKQPSSEQFAPAHLPTPSNSLNSHSNLEPNSNPLSNPGAITNSTANTNSTPSTNADNQQDRSNYESILKFPIESSHSYSYAHLSPNSLALRLNVLRRCLEILKDRPDLFRSIAGGSSNDANEEEIDNDNTNNYYDHAQDDHVHGDANNDNTSYQRFKFEAQTPHSTTLGIKPKNKVFTQLQNLSTDSILDTSSSSLSPTTSASLTEKTSKKYRLQNNASSAALAALFRPPLPRSDSLPIDTTRSGLRKVSAPSNLEQSSTATTNISTVTNQKYDEDNLSTNDGFKDVLNLLEKDMDSVMNNYEIASTLHDLSLSSQEEQHKIKHDMVKKKLIYALAMPFLETSVQTSSLLESEDGSALKRAAIRPSTTALNLLNNNLHSKALPSGVSAASAASAASAPMTPLTPSAPSTAAGPLTPVTPTSALHAMHPLSTEQSNEHPGRTSHNGGNTKKRPFQSMLTSKYSAPQSVFTIEADLPWSVKAANDLACLMFGISKTTIKALTLMDLIAPQFRDFVMSRLTKTAFENRRGDHNLFAGEIVAIIRPGDQNFSYTSLWAKKKGNLIIFMFDQVPCDAFDAVISRQDDDENNNNNNKREHIYEDIFTIQSVHEVAGNLVRDHDLTTNLKTLRELSESLDSELTEYSKTLPKDEDKSRAQSHFINRTRYFTLQLEEGNQSIPCAITSSSIPLNDNKSAIKLKIHTMPYVAGIFVLNARTFQILSCNNAIARNLFGRSSEELQDQCINEIIPNFIDILHVGLETNTETFQLTTGLVLPEHFFRKYDALIKYQQSSDSTETEEDIFFKSHGVEGKHRDGKTIFVDVQARTSDEDALILWVTYSRTGRARSMSKELDKLSSSTSSISLASSDKSAGATTSSTRTKSHSSHARLSDLVLTPNQAQTQTPKHEKTGTNDSLSSIGGPLPSQLKLFDNEKEKELLEFSPREVTRASSTRRVDTVNILPRASLDSFMFHDQIEDQKKKQQQQQQQQKKKKKALFEGEKNPNKIEEGVESNRWNDVNEQENDGNIKERKQIEEDENEVGGQAGEEEEEEEEDEGMVQELTPHEVMVHQNSFKATYSEEEILQMENEFLAGIRSKSSQWPQDVGLARRTKKFSEFKVVKEMGEGAYGKVVLAQHKEDPVYKIIIKCIDKERILVDTWVRDRKLGTIPSEIQIMAFLNSEPHPNIMRIVDFFEDSKYYYLETPIFGDPPAIDLFDYIEVKKDLTETDCKFIFKQVVSSIYHLHKQGIVHRDIKDENVIVDEKGLIKLIDFGSAGYVKQGPFDVFVGTIDYASPEVLRGEKYEGKPQDIWALGILLYTMLYKENPFYNVDEIMEGDLRIPYVVSETSLALIKKILVRDVAKRPTITDIVESDWLQSE, encoded by the coding sequence ATGTCTACACAATTTGAAAGGGAAAACACCTCAAACAGTCAAGTGTTTGACGACAAGACACTAGCAGCTACAGCAGAAGCCACGACAGCATCGGCAGCAAGAGACCGTAATTATTTCAATAGTTCTGATGATGAGAATATAGACAGGTTCGATGATGATGGACCCATATGGTTTGGTAGGAACCTGAACTCACAAAGAGGTGGCGCCTCAACTACTGCGCCCTTGccatcctcatcctcatcctcatcctcatccttttcttcatcgAGGTCAAGATCAGCGAATAATCGAGTTGTGGGGATATATCTGCATACAGCCCTTCCCTTACCACTGCCGCTGTTAATAGATCCTAAATCTCAGGATCTCCAACATCCAGATTCATCCGATACTACGTCATCAATCACACCATCTTTGCGTTTCTCAAGGCCAGATGTAAATTTAAAGCAACCATCGTCGGAACAGTTTGCTCCTGCTCATTTACCAACGCCAAGCAATAGCCTAAACTCTCACTCAAACTTGGAGCCAAACCTGAATCCACTTCTGAACCCAGGTGCAATCACAAATTCAACTGCAAACACAAATTCAACACCAAGCACCAATGCAGATAATCAGCAGGACAGATCCAACTATGAAAGTATTCTCAAATTTCCCATAGAGTCTTCGCACTCGTACTCATATGCACATTTGTCACCCAATTCACTTGCACTAAGGTTGAATGTTTTAAGGAGATGTTTAGAGATTCTCAAAGACAGGCCTGATTTGTTTAGATCTATAGCTGGAGGGAGTAGCAATGATGCgaatgaagaagagataGATAATGACAATaccaacaactactacgACCATGCCCAAGACGACCATGTCCACGGCGATGCAAATAATGACAACACCTCCTACCAGCGTTTCAAATTTGAAGCACAGACGCCGCATTCAACTACTTTAGGTATCAAACCAAAGAATAAAGTATTTACACAACTCCAGAATCTTAGTACAGATTCTATTTTGGacacatcatcatcatcattatcgccaacaacatcagcatCTTTAACagaaaaaacaagcaaaaagtATAGATTGCAAAACAATGCATCATCTGCAGCCTTGGCTGCATTATTTAGACCTCCCTTGCCAAGGTCTGACTCTTTACCTATTGATACAACTCGAAGTGGGCTTCGAAAAGTGAGTGCTCCTTCAAATTTGGAACAGAGTTCCACTGCCACCACTAATATCAGCACAGTCACCAACCAAAAGTACGATGAAGACAATTTATCAACCAACGATGGGTTTAAAGATGTGTTGAatcttttggaaaaagatATGGACTCTGTGATGAATAATTATGAGATTGCATCTACATTACATGATCTTTCGCTATCTTCGCAAGAAGAGCAGCACAAGATCAAACATGACATGgttaaaaagaaacttaTTTACGCATTGGCAATGCCATTTCTTGAAACTTCAGTACAAACATCATCGCTATTGGAGAGTGAAGATGGTTCTGCATTGAAACGCGCTGCAATTAGACCCTCAACCACTGCATTGAACTTGCTCAATAATAACTTACATTCCAAAGCACTACCGCTGGGTGTACTGGCTGCACTGGCTGCACTGGCTGCACTGGCGCCAATGACACCATTGACACCACTGGCACCACTGACAGCTGCTGGACCACTAACGCCCGTAACACCAACGCTGGCATTGCACGCGATGCACCCGCTTAGCACCGAACAATCAAATGAACATCCAGGGCGAACGTCACACAATGGAGGAAATACCAAGAAACGGCCTTTCCAATCTATGCTCACTAGCAAGTACTCAGCACCACAATCCGTGTTCACGATCGAGGCAGATCTTCCATGGTCCGTCAAGGCGGCAAATGACTTGGCATGCCTCATGTTTggaatttcaaaaactaCTATAAAGGCATTAACACTTATGGACTTGATTGCACCACAATTTCGTGATTTTGTTATGTCACGGTTAACGAAAACGGCATTTGAGAATAGACGAGGCGATCATAACCTTTTTGCAGGAGAAATAGTTGCCATTATCCGACCTGGGGACCAAAATTTTTCGTACACTTCTCTTTGGGCgaagaaaaaggggaaTTTGATAATCTTTATGTTTGATCAAGTGCCCTGCGATGCTTTTGATGCAGTCATACTGCGACAAGATGACgatgaaaacaataacaacaacaacaagaggGAACATATTTATGAGGATATATTTACCATACAGTCCGTCCACGAAGTTGCTGGAAACCTTGTACGTGATCATGATTTGACtacaaacttgaaaacACTAAGAGAGTTGAGTGAGTCCTTGGACTCAGAATTGACTGAATATAGTAAAACTTTACCGAAAGACGAAGATAAGAGTCGAGCACAAAGTCACTTTATCAACCGTACGAGGTATTTCACTCTTCAACTTGAAGAAGGCAACCAGAGTATTCCCTGTGCCATAACATCTAGCTCAATTCCTTTGAATGATAACAAGTCTGCCATTAAACTCAAAATTCACACAATGCCTTATGTTGCAGGTATATTTGTGCTTAATGCGAGGACTTTTCAAATATTATCCTGTAACAATGCAATTGCAAGGAATTTATTTGGAAGGTCATCGGAAGAGTTGCAGGATCAATGCATCAACGAAATTATTCCAAATTTTATCGATATTCTACATGTCGGTCTTGAAACCAATACTGAGACATTCCAACTCACCACGGGGTTGGTATTGCCTGAGCATTTTTTCAGAAAATACGATGCGCTCATCAAGTACCAGCAACTGTCTGACCTGACTGAAACTGAAGAAGACATTTTCTTCAAGTCACATGGTGTTGAAGGTAAGCATCGTGACGGGAAGACCatatttgttgatgttcAAGCTCGAACTTCAGATGAAGATGCATTGATTTTGTGGGTGACTTACTCCAGAACTGGGCGAGCACGCAGTATGAGCAAAGAGCTAGATAAGCTAAGCTCATCGACTTCGTCTATTTCTTTAGCATCGAGCGATAAATCTGCCGGGGCTACAACCAGCTCAACACGCACTAAATCTCATTCAAGTCATGCGAGATTGTCAGATTTGGTTCTTACCCCAAATCAGGCGCAGACTCAAACTCCCAAACATGAAAAGACAGGAACAAACGATTCATTATCGTCTATCGGTGGACCTCTTCCTTCGCAGTTGAAGTTGTTTGAcaatgaaaaggaaaaagagctATTGGAGTTTTCACCGCGAGAAGTAACGAGAGCGCTGAGTACTCGAAGGGTTGATACAGTGAATATATTGCCAAGAGCCAGTTTAGATAGCTTTATGTTTCATGACCAAATCGAAGAtcagaagaaaaaacaacaacagcagcaacagcagcagaaaaaaaagaagaaggctTTGTTTGAAGGAGAGAAGAACCCAAACAAAATAGAGGAAGGGGTGGAACTGAACAGGTGGAATGACGTTAATGAGCAAGAAAATGATGGAAACATAAAGGAACGAAAGCaaatagaagaagatgagaaCGAAGTAGGCGGACAAGcgggagaagaagaagaagaagaagaagaagacgaggGAATGGTGCAAGAATTGACACCTCATGAGGTAATGGTTCATCAAAACTCCTTCAAGGCCACGTATtccgaagaagaaatattgcaaatggaaaatgagTTTCTAGCTGGTATTCGCAGCAAATCATCACAATGGCCTCAAGATGTTGGGTTGGCTAGGCGGACGAAAAAATTTTCTGAGTTTAAAGTGGTGAAGGAGATGGGTGAAGGAGCCTATGGTAAAGTTGTTCTTGCTCAACATAAAGAAGATCCAGTCTACAAGATCATTATAAAGTGTATTGATAAGGAAAGAATTCTTGTTGATACATGGGTAAGAGATCGTAAGTTGGGTACAATCCCCAGTGAAATCCAGATTATGGCATTCCTCAACTCCGAGCCACACCCAAACATCATGAGgattgttgatttttttgaGGATCTGAAATATTACTATCTTGAAACCCCCATTTTTGGAGACCCACCTGCGATCGATTTGTTTGACTATATAGAGGTCAAAAAGGATTTGACCGAAACAGATTGCAAATTTATCTTCAAACAAGTTGTGTCATCAATATACCATTTGCACAAGCAAGGAATAGTCCATAGAGATATCAAGGATGAGAATgtcattgttgatgaaaaggGACTCATCAAGCTCATTGACTTTGGGTCAGCTGGGTATGTCAAGCAAGGACCATTTGATGTGTTTGTTGGAACTATAGATTACGCATCACCAGAAGTTTTGCGCGGAGAGAAGTATGAAGGGAAACCGCAGGATATATGGGCTTTGGGAATTTTGCTTTATACAATGTTGTACAAAGAGAATCCATTTTAcaatgttgatgaaatcatGGAGGGTGATTTGAGGATCCCATACGTTGTGAGCGAAACAAGTTTAGCTTTGATCAAGAAAATTTTGGTTAGAGATGTGGCAAAAAGACCAACAATTACAGATATAGTAGAGTCAGATTGGTTGCAATCTGAATAA
- the taf6 gene encoding histone H4-like TAF Taf6, SAGA complex subunit (BUSCO:EOG09260THV), whose protein sequence is MDTRVPLSHSLWSPYDTVKDSADSMGINLPDESAKNLAMDVEYRIHEILELAIKFMRHSKRKTLMTTDIDYALKVLNVEPLYGYDNSQPLTFKETMVGAGGQTLYYIDDHEVEFEKLINQELPKIPRKTTFTAHWLAIEGVQPMVPQNPLPSEIKNLPPAVRGATSTFLGNDVLALGVSNDGKDGGGSGGVGVSKKKAGTATSTSTTERDFETKPLVKHVLSKELKLYFDKVVEVLVSSDPEKESLKNAALTSLKSDPGLHQLVPYFIQFVAEQITNQLRNIEILSTMLEVISALADNRTIFLDPYVHALMPCILTLLLAKRIGPVVKDNSPECEDTLRSQLAIREFAAILLEHVIKTYGSSYSTLRPRVTRTLLRALLDSTKPVGTHYGALLGLKNLGSEVLKLVLVGNLKVWYRTIIEENESELEKEILVNTVIDILRSLKVNLEIGGVSNGNGTDNNKNDYVNNNNNTNKDGDGDDDDDDAMEVDDITEELKDKLRKRLGAPLSEIVLAQGDAKDIVKGIFFGEVS, encoded by the coding sequence ATGGATACAAGAGTTCCGTTGTCACATTCCTTATGGTCTCCATATGACACTGTTAAGGATTCAGCCGACTCGATGGGAATCAATCTCCCTGATGAATCGGCAAAGAATTTGGCCATGGATGTCGAATACAGAATCCATGAGATTCTCGAACTTGCAATCAAATTCATGCGTCATTCGAAGCGCAAGACTCTTATGACTACCGATATTGACTATGCGTTGAAAGTGCTTAATGTGGAGCCATTATATGGGTACGATAACTCACAGCCATTAACATTTAAGGAAACTATGGTTGGCGCAGGAGGTCAAACACTATACTATATCGATGACCACGAagttgagtttgaaaaattgatcAACCAGGAATTGCCAAAAATCCCACGTAAGACTACATTTACTGCACATTGGCTTGCTATTGAAGGTGTACAGCCCATGGTACCTCAAAATCCACTTCCATCtgaaatcaaaaatctACCGCCAGCCGTTAGAGGAGCAACATCAACTTTCTTGGGTAACGACGTCTTGGCACTTGGTGTATCTAATGATGGTAAAGATGGTGgcggtagtggtggtgttggtgtgtcaaagaagaaagcgGGAACggcaacatcaacatcaacaacggAACGAGATTTCGAAACTAAACCGTTGGTTAAACATGTATTATCAAAAGAACTCAAATTGTATTTTGATAAAGTGGTGGAGGTGTTGGTGAGTTCTGACCCAGAGAAGGAAAGTTTAAAGAATGCTGCCTTGACGTCATTAAAGTCTGATCCAGGTTTGCACCAGTTGGTGCCATATTTTATTCAATTTGTGGCTGAACAAATTACAAACCAATTACGAAATATTGAGATTTTGTCAACTATGCTTGAAGTCATCTCTGCGTTGGCTGATAACAggacaatttttttggacCCCTATGTTCATGCTTTGATGCCCTGTATACTTACATTGCTTCTTGCCAAACGAATTGGCCCTGTAGTGAAGGACAATTCGCCTGAATGCGAAGACACGCTCAGAAGCCAGTTGGCAATACGAGAGTTTGCTGCTATATTGTTGGAGCACGTTATCAAGACTTATGGATCATCATATTCGACACTTCGTCCTAGAGTCACAAGAACCTTATTGCGAGCGTTACTAGACTCGACAAAGCCTGTGGGAACACACTATGGAGCATTATTGGGACTCAAAAATCTCGGAAGCGAAGTGCTCAAACTTGTCTTAGTGGGCAATTTGAAAGTATGGTACAGGACCAtcattgaagaaaatgagcTGGAGCTAGAGAAGGAGATTTTAGTTAACACGGTTATAGACATTCTTAGAAGCTTAAAAGTGAATCTTGAGATTGGTGGTGTCAGTAATGGTAATGGTACTGATAATAACAAGAATGATTAtgttaataataataacaatactaataaagatggtgatggtgatgatgatgatgatgatgcgaTGGAAGTAGATGATATCACAGAAGAATTAAAAGACAAATTACGCAAAAGGTTGGGAGCGCCACTTTCAGAAATTGTTTTAGCGCAAGGAGATGCAAAGGACATAGTTAAAGGTATTTTCTTTGGCGAGGTTAGTTAG